CAGGGAGAACATGGCGGATTTTCTTGAAGCTGGACAGATAATAGATATTGAAGTAGGGTGTGGAGCAGCAGGGGAGTTAAGATATCCCTCTTATCCAGAAACTCAAGGATGGGTTTTTCCTGGCATTGGGGAATTCCAGGTACCACTGATTTAAGTTACTATTGACAACAAATTATGAACGATGAATTTCATCAGTAAGCATATGCTCTTCTCTAACACACATTACCTAATATTTAACTGCAGTGTTATGATAAATATCTCAAAGCAGAATTCAAAGAGGCAGCAAAAAATGCAGGCCACCCTGAGTGGGAATTGCCAGATGATGCAGGGACatacaatgacaaacctgactCAACAGAGTTCTTTAAACAAAATGGAACATACCTTACTGAAAAGGGAAAGTTCTTTTTAACTTGGTATTCCAACAAGTTGCTGATGCATGGAGATAATATCCTCGATGAAGCCAATAAAGCTTTTGTGGGATGTAAAGTCAAATTAGCAGCTAAAGTATATTTCGTAaccttgtttcttttcttaactaatgaaggaataaaaagaataataaagcCACATTCTATTTTCAAAACAGGTATCTGGACTGCATTGGTGGTATAAACACCATAGTCATGCTGCGGAGCTCACTGCAGGATACTACAACCTGAAAGACAGAGATGGGTACCGACCAGCAGCAAGGATTCTATCAAGGCACCATGCTATTATGAATTTCACATGTCTTGAGATGAGGGACTCGGAACAATCAGCAGAAGCTAAAAGTGGACCTCAGGAACTCGTTCAGCAGGCAAGATCTATAAATCACAGTCCCTACTTGGACTGGTTAAGATGCCTGTCATTCATTTCTGACAACCTCTTAGAATACCATTGTTAACAACCCTGGTGAATATGATGTCAATTTAAGAATGACAAGTAGATAAAGGTGCACATTTCCGTACTGTATTCATGATTAGTTGATAATTTGCCTACGCAAGTGCAGGTCCTCAGTGGAGCATGGAGAGAGAAGATTGAAGTTGCAGGTGAGAACGCACTTTCAAGATACGATGCTGAAGGTTACAATCAGATCCTTCTAAATGCCAGGCCTAATGGTGTCAGCAAGTCGGGTCCTCCTAAACTGAGGATGTTTGGGGTGACATACCTTCGGTTATATGATGAACTATTtgaagaaaagaatttcaacCTGTTCAAGACATTTGTCAGGAAAATGCATGCTGATCAAGTAAGCAGTGCCtacacaaaaagaaagaaaagtgctTAGTAATGAAGTCAAGTCCTTGTTTAATCCCAAAATTCCTATTTGTTTTCAGGATTACTGCCCAGACCCCAGCAAATATGGCCATGAAATAGGCCCGCTGGAACGATCAAACCCACAGATTCCGATGGACGATATCATAGATGCAACGAAGCCGATGAAGCCATTCCCATGGAATAATCAAACAGATATGCCGGTTGATGGAGCTGGACAATTTGGTCTGCTTGGTGGTCTGATAAACGGGATCAAATCCATTTTCTTCAAGTGAAAACATGGAAAAATGCAGAGAGAATAATGAGAGTGAAGGAATCaaattaactttcaatgctAATAAGGATTCCTTCTAGGGCTATGAGTGAGCTTTCAATGTATCTGCTGTTCGAATAAATAATACACATTAATTATCTATATATGGCTCGCATTATCCAAGTTTACTCACCAATAAAAACTGCAGAAACAAAATCCATCTTCAAAGCGGTGGAACCTGCACACATTCTGCACAATAAAACAACTGGTTAACACAAGAGCTTGGTTCTATTACAGAGTGGCTATCTCCACCTGCCCGAAGGTTTCTGGTGATGAACAGGCCAATTTCTTATAATGCTCTCAAAAGGATCTTCACCTTCGCCTCTTCAACATTGGACCACACTGAACTTGTCTTGGGCTTGATCCAGCCTTCTTAGCTGATGTAGTTAGCAAGCAGCCCATATATCACTGATGGGTGCGACTTCCATTTTCATGGTAAGTGTGCTTGCCTCCTCCTCCAGGTGCCCTGCTCATCCAGGAAGATCCGCCAAGCATGAATTTCTTGTCATTATGTGGAAAATTTCTTCACCCATAAAAGTTGTATTGAAATCGTGGCATGTttaaatttaacatgttaaattatttttaatgtaatataGCATTGACTCGtcaaattaactaaataatCCATAAATTTATCCAATAATTCAGATTATTTTCGAGCCAATTTTTAAATGGGGTGTGATAACAATGCTATTCTCCACTTTTGATTGAATAAAGAGAATTAGTAATGAAGATTAAGGATTCAAGGttaacaatttaacaaaaaaaaaaaacccagcatAAACAGAGTACATTTTTGCAAAGGGAAGCAGAAAAAGGGCTAAAGCCCAAGACCAATTACAAGGAAGAAGCCTTGTGACCAAGCCCATGACCGTTTTCCCATCACGGTTAGGggtaagtaaaaaaacaaaaaattaattaaaccaaaaaaatcaagaaaaaataactgaaaaaaccgaaccgtgaaaaaaaccgattaaactaattaaaattttgaaaaaactgacCAGTTCGGTTTGATTTCGATTTTATAAgcatgaaactaaaaaaaaccgaactcaaaccgaaaaaaaaaaaactagaaaaaaaatcgagtcaagCCGGAGCCAAACtgatttgaaccggttttgtcctaaaaattcaaatcaaaccgAAACcagtcggtttgaaccggtttttggtttttttaaaaaaaaattggtttgattttttttttttataaaaatcaaatcaaaccgaAAATAATCACTCCTAGTTTAAATccatctataaaaataaatgatatgtcCTTGAAAAAAGTAGGAATGACATGTCATTCATCCAAACTAGGTTAGAGGCATTCATTAAATTAGAGATAAATTATTGTAATAAGGTATTTTTTGGGTGACacctattataatttattattttatatgaatgaaaattttgatttatagaTTAgtatttcttgctttttttagcttatttttttcgttcaaagcatccaaaagaaaaatgacatTTCAAGAGAATTGCTTTGGACAGAAAATTAAAGGAttccaaggaaaaaagaaactcTCAAGCTTTAAGTACATATCATTCTTTAAAAGGACATGAATATAAAGGCAATaagcacaaataaaaaataataaacctaattaataatatttatagagaCGTTTCAATAAATTTGCCAAAATCACGTTCTTGTGCCTCAATAGTCAGCTAGATGGCCAcgggctaattaattttttccttgggacATCAAAGAAGcaggaaaaaatataatatttagataattaaaagatattGCATGTGAAGTGACttgaaaagccaaaaaaaataatataaaataagcaATCTatacttatatttaattaattaattaattaattaaaaaatttaaattcttttaaaaattctaaatttaacaaattaaaactaaaaaaaaaaaaccgagctatAACCCATGTCAtttcaaaacaactaaaaactTCAATAGTAAGCAAGAGAGAATAAACAGAAAAGGTGATTaagaaaaggttgaaaaaaaaaaacaagtaaatacaTGTAAATCTCTTAAATCCTATGGAAATGACAATAATACCCTTCTAAGCTAGgccattgatttttaaaatgagcTAGGGCCacaatgataaaaattttatttaaaaataatttgtgtatTGGAATACAATGTTTTCACAAActattattaactttttttttaattatctattCACGTATCTTTAAAAGTAAacattaaatatatcaaaaacttgGATCTTcgatattattatataaacattgatttatttaatgatagcATAGATATAAAGAGCTAAATCTTTGACATAACATCTAATCACAGATTCGATgtgttaaattataaattgaatggTCAATTTAAgctataatttattatattattattattattattattattattattaaatattcattgaaacaatgttttttaagtattttattttttaaataacacataaaacaatattattttaatctaaaacatgatttagcaCAATAGAACCCGATTCGAACTAAATTTTGAGTTGTGGATCACCAAATTGACGTGATGAGCCTTGAACATGTTCTTTAACTATGAATGATAGGTGAGACCGCGACCTCCTGGATCGTGAGCTATGATTTGGTCAGCAACATACATAAACTGCCTAATTGCATGAAGAGCAAACAGCACAATGTTATCGCGTCTCTAAAACGTTAAATACatccttaaaataaaataaaaaatgatcatgtCTGCTCAAGGCATCTCCCGGCATGATGAACATGAGAGATGTTCCATCAATTAGCTAGGGTGAGGGTGACGATAAgttaataaaattcaatgtGCACTAAAAGAAATTTTACAGCTTTACTAAGtaagaaaccttttttttttttttaatttaacgtGGATGTTCGGGTCAGTTTGCGTGCatctcgactaattccacgggcCCTAAAAGTTCACGATAAGTGAGAAACCTTCTTTATATCATGAAAGGCAAGAGTGATGGGACCCTGAAAAAAGAAAGACCTAAGCATGGCCTCCATGCTTTTCTTCACTAACAGCAGCAGTAGCAGAAACGTAGTAGGCAACGCAAAAAAGGCCATGGACAAAGCAAAGAACGCCTCCAATCGAAAAGAAATGATGATGTGTGAAACCACAAGAGGCTCTTGACTTGTTGTTTGACATTGTGCCAATCACTAGCATGGATAATCCAACAGCCAATATGATCCTGCCCAGATAATTAGATGTAGAAACTTCATTGCTTAATCACTAATACTAAACTAATCCACTAGTTGAAAGAAGCTGATTAGTTCAAGCAACACGATCAAGACGTAATTAGCTTGTTAACTCAGCTGGGAATCAAGAAAATGTTCAAGCAACTTCACTTACCAGGTAAAGAGGAAGCACGCCACAGACAGTTGTCTATTAGGAGATGCTCTTTGGAGCTCTTCTTGAGAACAAATGCACATGCACCCACCAAGCAAGTTAGCAATAACATGGGCTAGTCCTAGAACTCCTGCTGCAGCTAACCCTAGCTTGAAAGCATCCTGGCTTGGATCTCTACACTCAAATATCCAAAGCCTCAAGTGCTTAACCtgtaacaaaaatgaaatatggCTACTATAAGATATAAGCATGTTCTTGAGGTGTGATATAAAGATAacttatatatcaaaaaaacatgttatggcTTGGATTAACATGCCTTGTTTTGTGCAATATCAGCTTGGATGCCAAGAATACCAGCTACTACATCCATGGCAACAATCAACAGACAAACAAGAACACCTCCtattttaaccatttttttctcAGAAAGGAGGGAAAATGGAGCACACTCGCTAGATATATCTTGTTGAGACTAAGATTTAGATGATGAGAAACAGGATATGAACAAAGTCTAATATAAAGAGTGGTAAAGGGAGAAGAAAATGTGATTAGCTGGGATTATCAAAAGCTTCTTTTGTCCCAACAGTGGAAACTTTACCTTGTGTCTACtttctcctccttttctttctctccttgATTCTTTTGACGGGGGAGCAAGAAAAGAAGGGTATAAACCAGCTCATAGAGGAGCGTGCCTAGGCATCTAGCAAGCAAGCTAACAATGGCCCAGCGATCTTTGTGATTTCTGACTTTACAAGTATTTCTATTTCTTTGTGTGTAGATAGGCAAGAAGGGAACAATTGCTAgctttttttgcttaaaataattGCCACCATTATCTCCTTACACTTGATTTAAATAGGTTGATTAAAGTAGTTTCAGATCAAGCCTTGCATATATGCTTGAGGTCAAATTAATGAGTATGCTTCCCAAGGTTATTATCTAATTGTGCttcaatctaaaataaatttattagatttttatttttttcaatatatcattttataagATGTGTAAAAAACAtgtctttaaatttaaatctcaaGTGAAAAGGaagctttttttcatttaaatcacAACgttaaaattaagagaaaaaaagttaattgtTTTGGCAAATAAACACCAAATTGAAGTCCAAATATTATAAACAACTATTTGGTTTTTTGTCACTAAATAATTTTACTCGTAATTCTTAAATAGCTtcataaattaactttaaaaatctcataatttgaGTTTAATACAAGGTAGATGTTtagttaaattgaataaaatctaattGATTCAGTTAAGTTTTAGTGATCTGATTAATTTAAGATAGTATTTAtattaagagattttttatcaaaaaaaaagaaattatattattttatgaaaaaaaattaatctaattgattttttttttctagatttagtTTCTTTAACTAGTCTGAAAAATCATGATTTGTTACATGGTGTCATCCTCATTCTTTACTTTTTGAGGAGAGGGAGGAAGCAAAATTCCTGAAAGAAATGGACTAGTCTTTCAAGCTCCAACAGAGGGCCTAGAGGGGGGCCTAGTGTTTGAGAAATAGTTCATGAAAAGACTACAAGTTGCGGCTCAAAACGATGGGATCTTCATCCTCTATCCCATTGTCAAACATAGTTTCTGTGATTATCTGCAACTTTTGTGACTAATCAGCAAAAAGGACCCCATTTTCATACCTCAATCCCAAGAACAACCAGGTATAAAATCCCTCTTTTTGACTCAAGAAACTGCGTGATTTAAAATCAATGCTGCCATGATATGCGTATTCAATAATCTAAGTGGGACACGCCTAAGTTCTTGGATTTTCTGCAACTTTTGGATTCCATGGGGTGGATTGGATTGGCCCTTCATTTTTATATGAACCAAGTAGGA
This DNA window, taken from Populus alba chromosome 17, ASM523922v2, whole genome shotgun sequence, encodes the following:
- the LOC118054967 gene encoding beta-amylase encodes the protein MQGGSKYDEKLLQNYVPLYVMLPLGVVTADNVFEGGEKLEKQLKDLRAAEIDGVMVDVWWGIIEAKGPKEYDWSAYRSLFELVNRCDLKIQAIMSFHQCGGNVGDVVDIPIPQWVRDIGETDPDIFYTNRSGNRNEEYLSLGVDHQPLFGGRTAIEMYSDYMKSFRENMADFLEAGQIIDIEVGCGAAGELRYPSYPETQGWVFPGIGEFQCYDKYLKAEFKEAAKNAGHPEWELPDDAGTYNDKPDSTEFFKQNGTYLTEKGKFFLTWYSNKLLMHGDNILDEANKAFVGCKVKLAAKVSGLHWWYKHHSHAAELTAGYYNLKDRDGYRPAARILSRHHAIMNFTCLEMRDSEQSAEAKSGPQELVQQVLSGAWREKIEVAGENALSRYDAEGYNQILLNARPNGVSKSGPPKLRMFGVTYLRLYDELFEEKNFNLFKTFVRKMHADQDYCPDPSKYGHEIGPLERSNPQIPMDDIIDATKPMKPFPWNNQTDMPVDGAGQFGLLGGLINGIKSIFFK
- the LOC118054966 gene encoding protein VASCULATURE COMPLEXITY AND CONNECTIVITY — translated: MVKIGGVLVCLLIVAMDVVAGILGIQADIAQNKVKHLRLWIFECRDPSQDAFKLGLAAAGVLGLAHVIANLLGGCMCICSQEELQRASPNRQLSVACFLFTWIILAVGLSMLVIGTMSNNKSRASCGFTHHHFFSIGGVLCFVHGLFCVAYYVSATAAVSEEKHGGHA